In Cellvibrio polysaccharolyticus, a genomic segment contains:
- a CDS encoding alpha/beta hydrolase gives MKKITLASLVLLTGLSVAAPCAMAAPKPAYENTYTAENRFAQDVKNFPSIRIASTAVPEEVIEKKDITYVRYGDRELQLDLYIPKKLADAGFTNTTPGVVLVHCGGWQAGYRTHLTPMAIELAKAGYVAATITYRLAPEAQYPAAVNDVKAAIRWLRSNAADYGVDPARIAVGGSSAGGQIASLTGVTNHLLRFDPQAQDSDVSSAVQLILNIDGLSDFTSAEARKHEDLPAGQSAAGAWFGGNYAEKRDLWHDASPTYYVGETTPPVLYLNSAQERFHVGRDEMMAKLAIYGIPTKTVTLANTPHTFWLYEPWIKPAAEVVVEFLDEHFNTRPAI, from the coding sequence ATGAAAAAGATAACTCTGGCTTCGCTTGTTTTGCTCACCGGCCTGAGCGTTGCCGCGCCCTGCGCCATGGCTGCGCCAAAGCCCGCTTACGAAAATACGTATACCGCTGAAAACCGTTTTGCCCAGGACGTGAAAAACTTTCCGTCGATCCGAATCGCCAGCACCGCCGTACCCGAAGAGGTTATTGAGAAAAAAGACATCACCTACGTGCGCTACGGTGATCGGGAATTGCAGCTGGATCTTTACATCCCGAAAAAACTGGCAGATGCTGGCTTCACCAACACCACGCCCGGCGTAGTACTGGTGCATTGCGGCGGCTGGCAGGCGGGCTATCGCACCCATTTAACCCCCATGGCCATAGAGCTGGCCAAAGCCGGTTATGTAGCAGCAACCATTACTTACCGCCTGGCGCCCGAAGCACAATACCCGGCAGCAGTGAATGACGTTAAAGCGGCGATTCGCTGGCTGCGCAGCAACGCCGCTGACTATGGCGTTGACCCGGCGCGCATTGCCGTAGGCGGTTCCTCCGCAGGCGGACAAATTGCCAGCCTGACCGGCGTAACCAATCACTTGCTGCGCTTTGACCCGCAGGCTCAGGACAGTGATGTATCCAGCGCGGTGCAATTGATTTTGAACATTGACGGCCTCTCCGACTTCACTTCGGCGGAAGCGCGCAAACACGAAGACTTACCGGCGGGGCAATCAGCCGCCGGCGCCTGGTTCGGCGGCAACTATGCCGAAAAACGGGATTTGTGGCACGATGCCTCACCCACCTATTATGTGGGCGAAACCACTCCGCCAGTGCTGTATCTCAACAGTGCGCAAGAGCGTTTTCATGTAGGCAGGGACGAGATGATGGCGAAGCTGGCGATTTATGGCATCCCGACAAAGACCGTCACCCTGGCCAATACGCCGCACACCTTCTGGCTGTATGAGCCCTGGATAAAACCGGCCGCCGAGGTGGTGGTAGAGTTTCTGGACGAGCATTTCAATACCCGGCCTGCTATCTGA
- a CDS encoding DUF4013 domain-containing protein has protein sequence MARMDCQFFPDTAAIWQCTDCQACLGEKAVPDGHSHWWGRSGPRCPACESSLVYLGSATDAKPFWQMLPHFLLYPMHFRSLLVAVLIGLITLFASGGLFTFFLVLFSLAVVTKYSLAIIEHRGRGETLPPSMGDVLTSDGHHLFLKQMAVFILMGCAVAAAATVSSLVGVLVNVFLMLALPASIILLAVEKSVRRALNPFAMLSLMLTVGWPYLLLWFCTQIISVAPVYVLPLLLEVVPDAVVMPVVMMVVVYFVFVLYAMLGYVLFEYQNELGYETLHEEDEIEFPEFERKRVLGETAVLMQSGQYERARQALRKALDTVRDDLELHQRYHKLLVLLNDETALRNHANYFVDLAERKLCLAKAVPVLLDVQKLYPDFQLEQSQQALALAQLLLVHGHYKAIIRLFHNRHKTCPDDPLLPDAYLMVAGIFHERMGDDATAAALLNFIVKKFPAAAGREDVIRLRQQLTSMPGKN, from the coding sequence ATGGCGCGGATGGATTGTCAGTTTTTCCCTGATACGGCAGCAATATGGCAATGCACCGACTGTCAGGCCTGTTTGGGAGAAAAAGCCGTGCCGGACGGGCACAGCCATTGGTGGGGGCGCTCCGGCCCTCGCTGCCCCGCGTGTGAAAGTTCGCTGGTTTATCTCGGCAGCGCTACTGACGCAAAACCCTTCTGGCAAATGCTGCCGCACTTCCTCCTGTATCCCATGCACTTCCGTTCCCTGTTGGTGGCGGTGCTGATCGGGCTGATTACCCTGTTTGCCTCCGGTGGCTTGTTCACCTTCTTTCTCGTTCTCTTCTCGCTCGCGGTGGTTACCAAATACAGCCTGGCGATTATTGAACATCGCGGTCGGGGCGAAACGCTGCCGCCTTCTATGGGCGATGTACTCACCTCGGATGGACACCATCTGTTTTTAAAACAGATGGCGGTATTTATCCTGATGGGCTGTGCCGTGGCGGCGGCCGCTACGGTTTCCTCGCTGGTCGGCGTGCTGGTTAACGTATTTCTTATGCTCGCCTTGCCCGCCAGTATTATTTTATTGGCGGTTGAAAAATCTGTGCGGCGTGCTCTCAACCCTTTCGCCATGTTAAGCCTGATGCTGACCGTCGGCTGGCCCTATTTGCTGTTATGGTTTTGTACGCAAATTATTTCTGTTGCGCCGGTTTATGTTCTGCCGCTGTTGCTGGAAGTGGTGCCCGATGCGGTGGTTATGCCCGTCGTTATGATGGTGGTGGTGTATTTTGTTTTTGTACTTTACGCGATGCTGGGTTACGTACTATTTGAATACCAGAATGAGCTGGGCTATGAAACCCTGCACGAAGAAGACGAAATAGAGTTTCCGGAGTTTGAAAGAAAGCGGGTGTTGGGTGAAACCGCAGTATTAATGCAATCCGGTCAGTATGAACGCGCACGGCAAGCGTTACGCAAAGCGCTGGATACCGTGCGCGATGACCTGGAGTTGCACCAGCGCTACCACAAATTACTGGTATTGCTGAATGACGAAACCGCACTGCGTAATCACGCTAATTATTTTGTTGATCTGGCCGAGCGCAAGCTCTGTTTGGCAAAAGCGGTTCCGGTTTTATTGGATGTGCAGAAGTTGTACCCGGATTTTCAATTGGAACAATCACAGCAAGCGCTGGCATTGGCGCAATTGTTACTGGTTCACGGGCACTACAAAGCGATCATTCGTCTGTTTCACAACCGCCACAAAACCTGCCCGGACGATCCGTTATTGCCGGATGCCTACCTGATGGTGGCAGGTATTTTTCACGAGCGCATGGGCGACGATGCAACAGCCGCTGCGCTGCTGAATTTTATTGTCAAAAAATTTCCCGCTGCGGCGGGGCGGGAAGATGTTATTCGTTTGCGCCAGCAACTGACATCAATGCCAGGTAAAAACTAG
- a CDS encoding rhomboid family intramembrane serine protease, giving the protein MFIIPIENKPDWSRPPLATLLLIIINVLVFVVWQGQDDAIAEQAEQHYQRAHLFEQERQLYLDYHHAIDEKRLPDDWQELKAPAQDALLESAIVWDRGFDHHLHQQQPWQQASPDIAARWQQDRQQFEQLRNRISSIQGGLTPADLKPWQFITSQFLHGDVMHLLGNMAFLFLFGFTLEAVLKARWYLLFYLTSGVAAGVLHCLQEQDSWIPTIGASGAVSGLMGMYLALYGLRKIRFFYSLFFVFGEIKAPAIFIFPLWLAKELYGYFYSDDNIAYWAHIGGLLMGVALVYLSRPLYRDFKANQQHSDADRQTQQTLRQIQQARSRFDFARAASLARQLSEQRPTDPAAWQIRYELAAAQPTSKPYHETTFLLLKQFVAKETPFNVWQPVVLPLLDHYQKNASKPIALSQNICTALSHRFYQQGNSAQGIAYLQMALSHPANSKALTDLLKRVINDHQRRGDHQQARALVLLLKQRQQPAPVTSS; this is encoded by the coding sequence ATGTTTATTATTCCGATTGAAAACAAACCGGACTGGTCCAGGCCGCCCCTGGCTACGCTGCTACTGATCATCATTAATGTGCTGGTATTCGTCGTCTGGCAAGGCCAGGACGATGCCATCGCAGAACAGGCCGAACAACACTACCAGCGTGCTCACTTGTTTGAGCAGGAGCGCCAGCTCTACCTCGACTACCACCACGCTATTGATGAAAAGCGCCTTCCCGACGATTGGCAAGAGCTGAAAGCACCGGCGCAGGATGCCTTGTTGGAATCAGCTATTGTGTGGGATCGCGGCTTTGATCATCACTTGCACCAGCAACAGCCCTGGCAACAGGCATCGCCGGACATTGCCGCCCGCTGGCAGCAAGACCGGCAACAATTTGAACAACTGCGCAACCGCATCAGCAGCATTCAGGGCGGCCTGACACCGGCAGACCTAAAACCCTGGCAATTTATTACCAGCCAGTTTTTACATGGCGATGTGATGCACCTGCTGGGCAATATGGCTTTTTTGTTTCTGTTTGGTTTTACGCTTGAAGCGGTATTGAAAGCCCGCTGGTATTTACTATTTTATTTAACCTCGGGCGTGGCAGCAGGAGTTTTGCACTGCCTGCAGGAACAGGATTCATGGATTCCGACTATCGGCGCCTCGGGTGCCGTGTCCGGTTTGATGGGAATGTACCTGGCACTTTACGGTTTGCGGAAAATCCGTTTTTTCTACAGCCTGTTTTTTGTTTTCGGTGAAATCAAAGCGCCAGCCATTTTTATTTTTCCTTTGTGGCTCGCCAAAGAGTTGTACGGCTATTTTTACTCAGACGACAATATCGCCTATTGGGCTCACATCGGCGGCCTGCTGATGGGGGTAGCGCTGGTGTATTTATCGCGCCCCTTGTATCGGGATTTCAAAGCTAACCAGCAGCACAGCGATGCCGACCGGCAAACACAACAAACGCTTCGACAAATTCAACAGGCGCGCAGTCGCTTTGACTTTGCCCGTGCTGCCAGCCTTGCCCGTCAACTATCAGAGCAGCGCCCCACCGACCCGGCGGCATGGCAAATTCGCTATGAACTGGCGGCGGCACAACCGACAAGCAAGCCCTACCACGAAACCACCTTTTTATTGCTAAAACAGTTTGTCGCGAAAGAAACGCCATTTAATGTGTGGCAACCGGTGGTGTTACCTTTGCTGGATCATTACCAAAAAAACGCCAGTAAACCCATCGCCCTTTCACAAAACATCTGTACTGCGCTGAGCCATCGTTTTTATCAACAGGGCAATTCAGCGCAAGGGATAGCCTATCTGCAAATGGCGCTGAGCCACCCGGCGAATAGCAAGGCGCTGACCGATTTACTAAAGCGGGTTATCAACGACCACCAGCGCCGTGGCGACCACCAACAGGCCCGGGCGCTGGTGTTATTGCTAAAACAACGCCAGCAACCGGCACCGGTAACATCGAGCTAG
- a CDS encoding pectinesterase family protein, which produces MLFMIRTMAPLTLLVTLLGVSACGAKQDAVVTNANAHTTDQSAIVGGNAPGAFATIQAALDAAPKDETLRYRILITAGSYKEKLVITRPNMEIRGEGEAKTVIHFDTYAGNSKGYREDGWGTPGSAVVAINTTDIHLEDLTIDNTFDFLDNDAKKTRNDPDAVADSQAVALLLDTASDRISANRVSLHGYQDTLFVHGNRAYFYQSTISGNVDFIFGQANTVFEQSTIVSRPRNSTFEEGEIHSFVTAPSTNIGREYGLTFIDSKLTREDGVPDNSITLGRPWHPTTTFADGRYADPDAIGKAVFIRTFMDSHINPVGWSSMSGTAPDGTKSRIFTPEESRFFEYKSTGPGAVVNAQRPQLSDSEAAAYTLENIFQDWQPKK; this is translated from the coding sequence ATGCTGTTTATGATCCGAACCATGGCACCACTGACATTACTGGTAACACTGCTGGGCGTGAGCGCCTGCGGTGCGAAGCAGGATGCAGTCGTCACCAACGCCAATGCCCATACCACCGACCAGAGCGCCATCGTTGGCGGTAACGCGCCAGGCGCCTTTGCCACGATTCAAGCCGCGCTGGATGCCGCCCCGAAAGATGAAACCCTGCGCTACCGCATCCTGATTACCGCAGGCAGCTATAAAGAAAAACTGGTTATCACCCGGCCCAACATGGAAATACGCGGCGAAGGTGAGGCGAAAACCGTCATCCACTTTGATACCTATGCGGGCAACTCCAAAGGCTACCGTGAAGATGGCTGGGGCACACCTGGCTCAGCGGTGGTGGCCATCAATACCACCGATATTCATCTTGAAGATCTGACCATTGATAACACCTTTGACTTTCTCGACAACGATGCGAAGAAAACCCGCAATGACCCGGATGCCGTTGCCGACAGCCAGGCAGTGGCTTTGCTGCTGGATACCGCCAGTGACCGCATCAGCGCCAACCGGGTGAGTTTGCACGGCTATCAGGACACCTTGTTTGTGCATGGCAACCGCGCGTATTTCTACCAAAGCACCATCAGCGGCAACGTCGATTTTATTTTCGGCCAGGCCAATACAGTGTTTGAACAATCCACCATTGTCAGCCGCCCGCGCAACAGCACCTTCGAAGAGGGAGAAATTCACAGCTTTGTTACCGCGCCATCAACCAACATTGGTCGGGAATATGGCCTGACGTTTATTGATAGCAAACTGACCCGTGAAGATGGCGTACCGGATAACAGCATTACTCTCGGACGCCCATGGCACCCCACCACCACCTTTGCCGATGGCCGTTACGCTGACCCGGACGCAATTGGCAAAGCAGTTTTCATCCGTACCTTTATGGACAGCCACATTAACCCGGTGGGTTGGTCAAGCATGTCAGGCACCGCGCCGGACGGCACCAAGAGCCGAATTTTCACCCCGGAAGAATCGCGCTTTTTTGAATATAAAAGCACTGGCCCCGGTGCTGTCGTTAATGCACAACGCCCTCAGTTAAGCGATAGCGAAGCTGCCGCTTACACCCTGGAAAATATCTTCCAGGATTGGCAACCGAAAAAATAA
- a CDS encoding Gfo/Idh/MocA family protein encodes MNRPPISRRDLLKIMAALGVASQAPILFANPPKKRIGVALVGLGSYSRGQLAPALQLTEHCYLAGIVTGSPEKIPQWQERYQIPDGNVYNYDNMHEMANNPAIDVVYIVLPTGLHAQYSIIGANAGKHVWCEKPMAMNVAECEAIISACKKNKVQLTIGYRMQHEPNTRRLIAMATEKPYGKIQTITAQAGYRFGGNDHGWRSNAKLGGGAMYDMGVYPLNAARYTAGEEPLALTARTESTRALYKDVDETTIFSLEFPSGAIAECETSYARSSNLLRAQCERGWYELSPFQSYNGVRGQTSDGILLNQPIDNQQARQMDNDALAILNNSPILVPGEEGMRDIRIVEAIFKSAKEGKRITL; translated from the coding sequence ATGAACCGACCTCCCATTTCACGCCGCGATTTATTAAAAATAATGGCCGCACTCGGCGTCGCCAGCCAGGCGCCGATACTTTTTGCCAACCCGCCTAAAAAACGGATTGGCGTTGCGCTGGTGGGGTTGGGCAGCTACAGCCGGGGGCAGCTTGCGCCCGCGCTGCAATTAACCGAACACTGCTATCTCGCCGGTATTGTTACCGGCTCGCCGGAAAAAATTCCCCAGTGGCAAGAGCGTTACCAGATTCCCGACGGCAACGTCTATAACTACGACAACATGCACGAGATGGCTAACAACCCGGCTATTGATGTTGTGTATATCGTGCTGCCCACCGGCCTGCATGCCCAATATTCGATTATCGGTGCCAACGCCGGCAAGCATGTGTGGTGTGAAAAACCCATGGCGATGAATGTCGCCGAATGCGAAGCGATTATTTCTGCCTGCAAGAAAAACAAAGTACAGCTCACCATTGGCTATCGCATGCAACACGAGCCCAACACCCGGCGGCTGATTGCCATGGCCACTGAAAAGCCCTACGGCAAAATTCAAACGATTACCGCGCAAGCCGGTTACCGATTTGGAGGCAACGATCACGGCTGGCGCTCCAACGCCAAATTGGGTGGCGGTGCCATGTACGACATGGGCGTATATCCGCTTAACGCGGCACGCTATACCGCCGGCGAAGAACCTTTGGCACTGACTGCTCGCACCGAAAGTACCCGTGCGCTTTATAAAGACGTGGATGAAACCACCATCTTCTCACTGGAGTTTCCGAGCGGTGCGATAGCCGAGTGCGAAACCAGTTACGCCAGAAGCTCCAACCTGTTGCGGGCCCAATGTGAACGCGGCTGGTATGAGTTGAGCCCGTTCCAGTCTTACAACGGCGTGCGTGGCCAAACCAGTGACGGCATCCTGCTGAACCAGCCTATCGATAACCAGCAGGCACGGCAGATGGATAATGATGCCTTGGCGATTTTGAATAATTCACCGATATTGGTTCCGGGCGAAGAAGGGATGCGCGATATTCGTATCGTGGAGGCGATCTTTAAATCCGCCAAAGAAGGCAAGCGTATTACGCTTTAA
- the pelA gene encoding pectate lyase encodes MKLSTLKLAGLLGVFFLHGCDPAVTSAPAIATPADIVTPKAAANWEEYHQQSAYWKKADSDALLQELEQKGLEKANLPGKARNAGFDPHQPLEWYTSDEARQQAEAIMSFQTPSGGWSKNTDMIHEPRTAGQAFGTEAGYVPTFDNDATTSQLWFLAYIRHATGDARYDEAFYRGIALLLAAQYPNGGWPQNFPLTGGYHDHITLNDDVLTNNLSLLEPARQGKAPFEFINASVREQLNRSMELALHNVAELQVRDIHGTLTLWGAQHEAKSLQPAAARAYEPASLASAESADLLNFLMTLENPSPAIIKGIHSAAAWLEQTKIEGMRWERGTSVVVADSDAKDMWPRFMEADTGRGLFGDRNKEVYYDLSQVSAERLRGYAWYSTAPATTLKHYRKWAKQFPLSAASSQ; translated from the coding sequence ATGAAACTATCAACCCTGAAACTGGCAGGGCTGCTGGGAGTATTTTTCCTGCACGGCTGCGACCCCGCGGTTACATCCGCCCCGGCAATCGCAACGCCTGCGGATATTGTCACCCCCAAAGCCGCCGCCAACTGGGAGGAATATCACCAGCAGTCGGCTTACTGGAAAAAGGCAGACAGCGACGCATTGCTACAGGAACTTGAGCAAAAGGGACTGGAAAAAGCCAACCTGCCGGGCAAAGCGCGCAATGCCGGCTTTGACCCGCATCAACCCCTCGAGTGGTACACCAGCGATGAGGCTCGCCAGCAGGCAGAAGCCATTATGTCTTTCCAGACGCCATCCGGCGGCTGGTCCAAAAATACCGATATGATCCATGAACCCCGCACTGCCGGGCAGGCATTTGGCACCGAAGCCGGCTACGTGCCCACCTTCGATAACGATGCCACGACCAGCCAACTGTGGTTCCTCGCTTATATTCGCCATGCCACCGGCGATGCCCGTTACGATGAGGCGTTTTATCGCGGTATCGCGCTGCTGCTGGCCGCCCAATATCCCAATGGCGGCTGGCCGCAAAACTTTCCGCTAACCGGCGGCTACCATGATCACATCACCCTGAATGACGATGTGCTGACCAATAACCTGTCGTTACTGGAACCGGCTCGCCAGGGCAAAGCGCCCTTTGAATTTATTAACGCCAGTGTGCGTGAGCAATTGAATCGCAGCATGGAGCTGGCGCTGCATAATGTGGCCGAGCTGCAAGTGCGCGATATTCACGGCACGCTCACCTTGTGGGGCGCGCAGCACGAGGCCAAAAGCCTGCAACCCGCTGCGGCGCGCGCCTATGAACCGGCTTCGCTGGCATCTGCCGAGAGTGCGGACCTGTTGAATTTTCTGATGACGCTGGAAAATCCATCCCCGGCGATTATCAAAGGAATTCACTCTGCGGCGGCCTGGCTGGAACAAACCAAAATTGAAGGCATGCGCTGGGAGCGTGGCACGTCCGTGGTCGTAGCAGACAGTGACGCGAAAGACATGTGGCCGCGTTTTATGGAGGCAGATACTGGTCGGGGGCTGTTTGGCGACCGCAATAAGGAAGTTTATTACGACCTGTCCCAGGTATCCGCCGAGCGCCTGCGCGGTTATGCCTGGTACTCAACAGCACCGGCAACAACGCTGAAGCACTACCGGAAGTGGGCCAAACAATTTCCGCTGAGCGCTGCCAGCAGCCAATAA
- a CDS encoding RNA polymerase sigma factor produces MTSKEELESVYLSIRRGLMRAVSRLVPPKEIEDIVQETYVRICAVKTNEQILHPRSFLYRTAKNLALDHLKRAETRTSVSLEDAPFAIDGNNDDNDQVYSNVSAMQEFEHFCEAVRHLPLQCRKAFVLKKVYGYSQKEIAEHLNISENTVEKHIAMGLGRCRQFMTQMPASLNGHPDSNRSREIR; encoded by the coding sequence ATGACCAGCAAAGAAGAGTTGGAAAGCGTCTATCTATCAATCCGCCGCGGGTTGATGCGAGCGGTATCGCGACTGGTGCCGCCCAAGGAAATAGAAGACATTGTGCAGGAAACCTACGTGCGAATTTGCGCGGTAAAAACCAACGAGCAAATTTTGCACCCGCGCTCTTTCCTGTACCGAACGGCAAAAAATCTGGCGCTTGACCACCTCAAGCGCGCCGAAACCAGAACCAGCGTCAGCCTGGAAGACGCCCCCTTTGCCATTGATGGCAACAATGATGACAACGACCAGGTGTACAGCAATGTATCGGCCATGCAGGAGTTCGAGCACTTTTGTGAAGCGGTGCGTCACCTGCCGCTACAGTGCCGCAAAGCCTTTGTTTTGAAAAAAGTCTATGGATACTCGCAAAAAGAGATCGCCGAACATTTGAATATCAGCGAAAACACCGTTGAAAAACATATCGCAATGGGTTTGGGCCGCTGCCGGCAGTTTATGACACAAATGCCTGCCAGCCTTAACGGACATCCGGACTCCAACAGGAGCCGGGAGATAAGGTAA